One part of the Clostridium thermosuccinogenes genome encodes these proteins:
- a CDS encoding chemotaxis protein CheA gives MDMNQYLEIFIDESKEHLQNLNDGMLQLENNPEDTGVVNDIFRSAHTLKGMAGTMGFNRMSVLTHDMENVLHALRSNEIKATSELLDLLFKCLDALEYYIDNIVNTGSEGENDFNDIIRALNEALSGGSGIASASQTTGEKSSEGTAEKGVSQDKPTINIDQYEQNVINKAIEEGMNAYQISISLSKGCVLKSARAFIIFQTLERNGEIIKSIPSTEDIEDEKFDFEFTVVLITNSNSEQLKKELNSISEVESISILELASKPVDATGAPEGLRKTSESADTKQEEKSGSAGTRSDNSNKANKAGKTVRVDIGRLDVLMNLVSELIIQKTRLEDIGASGNSGNSNAYNEALESLERITTDLHDAVMKVRMVPVESVFNRFPRMIRDISRELGKDINLTMSGEDTELDRTVIDEIGDPLIHLLRNSADHGLESAEEREKAGKPRTGKISLKAYQDGNNVIIEVADDGRGIDIEKVRRKAIEKGLVNKDIANSLSKEEIVDFLFKPSFSTADKVTDLSGRGVGLDVVKTKIEALGGSVEVETEQGVGSRFIIRLPLTLAIIQALMVVVGNEKYAIPLNNIKEIVRIAPEEIKLVQDQEVFLLRNTLVPLVRLDKALDIESEAGTKKNLTAVIVRKGEKLSGLVVDSLLGQQEIVQKSLGKLLSKIRILAGATILGDGNVALILDVNSLV, from the coding sequence ATGGATATGAATCAATATCTTGAAATCTTTATCGATGAATCAAAAGAGCACTTACAGAATCTTAATGATGGCATGCTGCAGTTGGAGAACAACCCTGAGGACACCGGAGTAGTCAACGACATCTTCAGGTCCGCCCATACTTTAAAAGGTATGGCTGGGACAATGGGTTTCAACAGGATGTCTGTTCTGACCCACGATATGGAGAATGTGCTTCATGCTTTGCGCAGTAATGAGATAAAAGCCACATCAGAACTCCTTGACCTTTTGTTCAAATGCCTGGATGCTCTGGAGTATTATATCGATAATATAGTCAATACCGGTAGTGAAGGAGAAAATGACTTTAATGATATCATAAGGGCATTAAATGAGGCACTAAGCGGAGGAAGCGGCATAGCCAGCGCCAGCCAGACGACGGGTGAAAAGTCTTCGGAAGGCACGGCAGAAAAAGGGGTTTCCCAGGACAAACCGACGATTAACATTGACCAATACGAGCAGAATGTCATTAATAAGGCTATTGAAGAAGGAATGAATGCATACCAGATAAGCATAAGCCTGAGTAAAGGGTGTGTGCTAAAGTCTGCGAGAGCCTTTATAATATTCCAGACCCTGGAAAGAAACGGTGAGATAATAAAATCCATTCCCAGCACAGAAGATATTGAAGATGAAAAGTTTGATTTTGAGTTCACGGTGGTATTAATCACTAATAGCAATTCTGAGCAGCTGAAAAAAGAACTGAACAGTATTTCCGAAGTGGAATCGATTTCTATATTAGAATTGGCATCAAAACCTGTTGATGCAACAGGGGCTCCGGAAGGGCTGCGAAAGACTTCTGAATCAGCCGACACAAAGCAAGAAGAAAAATCCGGTTCAGCCGGCACCCGCAGTGATAACAGCAATAAGGCGAATAAGGCCGGAAAGACGGTCAGGGTAGACATAGGCAGGCTGGATGTGCTGATGAATCTTGTAAGCGAGCTGATCATCCAGAAAACAAGGCTGGAGGATATCGGCGCTTCAGGTAATTCCGGCAATTCAAATGCTTACAATGAGGCTTTGGAGTCCTTGGAAAGAATTACCACCGACTTGCATGATGCCGTCATGAAGGTCAGGATGGTACCTGTGGAATCGGTGTTTAACAGATTTCCAAGAATGATAAGGGACATATCCAGAGAGCTTGGAAAAGATATCAATCTGACTATGTCCGGTGAAGATACTGAATTGGACAGAACCGTCATAGACGAGATCGGCGATCCCCTGATACATTTGCTGAGGAACTCTGCAGACCATGGTTTGGAATCGGCGGAAGAGAGGGAGAAGGCCGGCAAGCCAAGAACAGGTAAAATCAGCCTGAAGGCTTATCAGGACGGAAATAACGTAATTATTGAAGTGGCTGATGACGGCCGTGGCATAGATATTGAAAAAGTACGGAGAAAGGCCATAGAAAAAGGGCTGGTCAACAAAGACATAGCTAATAGCTTATCCAAAGAAGAGATTGTGGATTTCCTTTTTAAGCCAAGCTTCAGCACTGCAGATAAAGTTACCGATCTTTCGGGAAGAGGTGTTGGCCTGGATGTTGTGAAAACCAAAATTGAAGCCCTGGGTGGCAGTGTGGAAGTAGAAACGGAGCAGGGAGTGGGCAGCCGTTTCATAATACGCCTTCCGCTCACTCTTGCAATAATACAGGCGCTTATGGTTGTGGTTGGTAATGAAAAGTATGCAATACCGCTCAATAATATAAAAGAGATTGTCAGAATTGCTCCCGAAGAAATTAAGTTGGTTCAAGACCAGGAAGTATTTCTGCTCAGGAATACCTTGGTACCTTTAGTAAGGCTCGATAAAGCGCTGGACATAGAAAGTGAAGCAGGTACTAAAAAGAATCTTACAGCGGTCATAGTAAGAAAGGGAGAAAAATTGTCGGGTCTTGTGGTGGATTCTCTGTTAGGACAGCAGGAAATCGTACAGAAGTCCCTGGGCAAATTGCTTTCAAAAATAAGGATTTTGGCAGGAGCCACTATTCTGGGAGACGGAAATGTTGCTCTGATATTGGATGTTAATTCACTGGTATAG
- a CDS encoding chemotaxis protein CheW yields MEESVVSSVNQFIVFKLGDAEYGMNIQDISTIEQVMPTTRVPKTPDYLKGVINLRGDVIPVIDMRKRFNLPPAEETEDTRIIIVKAGEVTAGLIVDSVSEVLRLDGSSIENVANFTNEIHAEYITGAGKVGDRIVTLLDTEKIVTLE; encoded by the coding sequence ATGGAAGAATCAGTTGTTTCGAGCGTTAACCAGTTTATTGTGTTCAAACTCGGGGACGCGGAATATGGTATGAATATTCAGGACATATCAACCATAGAGCAGGTAATGCCGACTACTAGAGTTCCCAAAACGCCGGATTACCTAAAAGGTGTTATAAACTTAAGGGGAGATGTAATACCTGTAATAGATATGAGAAAAAGGTTCAACCTCCCTCCGGCGGAAGAAACCGAAGATACGAGAATAATAATAGTGAAAGCCGGAGAAGTGACTGCAGGATTAATTGTGGATTCAGTATCGGAGGTATTGCGGCTGGATGGAAGTTCCATAGAAAATGTCGCAAACTTCACCAATGAGATTCATGCAGAGTATATCACCGGAGCCGGAAAAGTTGGGGACAGGATAGTTACACTGCTCGATACCGAAAAGATTGTAACACTGGAATAA
- a CDS encoding chemotaxis protein CheC, with product MAISIDDLNCLHIDVLREIGNIGSGNAATALAKMLDKKVDMDVPKVKILEFRDVTEILGGAEILVVGILLKVTGDLTGNMMFILEEKSAHLLVDILMGRSEHSIDKAGGFDEIEASALREIGNILASSYLSALTSLTGLKIIPSVPEMAIDMAGAILSVPAIQFGSVGDTVLYIETEFFEGSKKVVGDFFLVPDVESYDILLKALGVIS from the coding sequence ATGGCAATAAGCATAGATGATCTTAACTGCCTTCATATTGATGTGCTTCGTGAGATCGGTAACATAGGCTCCGGGAACGCTGCTACTGCTCTGGCAAAAATGCTGGATAAGAAAGTCGACATGGACGTGCCCAAGGTAAAGATTCTCGAGTTCAGGGATGTGACTGAAATTCTAGGCGGTGCAGAAATTCTGGTGGTAGGGATTCTGCTGAAAGTCACCGGCGATTTGACCGGAAACATGATGTTCATATTGGAGGAAAAATCGGCGCATTTGCTGGTGGATATCCTCATGGGAAGATCCGAACATAGCATCGATAAGGCAGGCGGATTTGATGAAATTGAAGCTTCGGCTTTGAGGGAGATTGGCAATATTCTTGCGAGCTCTTACCTCTCTGCCTTGACTTCACTTACCGGATTGAAAATAATACCGTCAGTTCCGGAAATGGCAATAGATATGGCCGGTGCTATTCTGAGTGTTCCGGCTATACAGTTCGGAAGCGTAGGTGACACTGTCCTTTATATAGAAACGGAGTTTTTCGAGGGTAGTAAAAAAGTAGTCGGTGACTTTTTTCTGGTACCCGATGTGGAGTCTTATGATATATTATTAAAAGCATTAGGAGTTATAAGCTGA
- a CDS encoding chemotaxis protein CheD, producing MGNDILIKVGMADLRAASDPSILTTLGLGSCVGVALYDVYTKTIGLAHVMLPSSLQARNNSNVAKFADTAIVKLLEDMKKLGAKPNGIVAKLAGGAQMFSFAETSEMLRIGTRNVIAAKECLKELNIPVVAEDTGGNFGRTIELYSDTGILLIKTIGHGTKQI from the coding sequence ATGGGGAATGACATTCTGATAAAAGTAGGAATGGCCGACTTACGAGCAGCAAGCGATCCCAGCATTCTAACCACATTGGGATTAGGTTCTTGTGTAGGGGTTGCGCTGTATGATGTATATACAAAGACTATCGGGTTAGCCCATGTGATGCTTCCCTCCAGCTTGCAGGCCAGGAATAATTCGAATGTGGCAAAATTTGCGGATACCGCGATTGTAAAGCTTCTGGAAGATATGAAGAAGCTGGGCGCAAAACCCAACGGTATTGTTGCCAAACTGGCCGGAGGCGCTCAAATGTTTAGTTTTGCGGAAACATCGGAGATGCTGCGTATAGGAACTAGAAATGTCATTGCAGCAAAAGAGTGCCTTAAAGAATTGAACATTCCTGTAGTTGCAGAAGACACGGGCGGTAATTTCGGACGGACGATTGAGCTATATTCGGACACCGGTATATTGCTGATTAAAACGATAGGTCATGGTACAAAGCAAATTTAA
- a CDS encoding FliA/WhiG family RNA polymerase sigma factor: MSSNNKQMELWKEYSSTKDPSIREKLILEYSHLVKFIAGRLSIYFGANVEYDDLVGFGIFGLIDAIEKFDVKKGVKFETYASLRIRGSIIDSMRELDWVPRSLRQKSKEMEKVYAELENELGRSATDQEVADRLGITTDELSKRLNDVNVSSMVSLEEFLEQNYEIGVDVPNVNKDDLPEDYIEAAELSEILGNAIDKLPEKEKIVVSLYYFEELTLKEISAIMKVSESRVSQLHTKAILRLKGKLARYKSSLDNN, from the coding sequence ATGTCATCTAATAATAAGCAAATGGAGCTGTGGAAAGAATACAGCAGCACTAAGGATCCTTCTATCAGAGAAAAGCTGATTCTTGAATATTCGCACCTGGTCAAGTTTATTGCTGGAAGATTGAGCATTTATTTCGGAGCGAATGTTGAATATGACGATCTGGTGGGATTTGGCATATTTGGCTTGATTGACGCGATAGAGAAATTTGATGTAAAAAAAGGAGTCAAATTTGAAACATATGCTTCTTTAAGAATAAGAGGATCAATAATAGACAGCATGAGGGAATTGGATTGGGTACCCAGATCATTAAGACAAAAAAGCAAAGAGATGGAGAAGGTATATGCGGAGCTGGAAAATGAATTAGGGCGTTCCGCTACAGATCAGGAAGTTGCGGACAGGCTGGGAATTACCACGGATGAATTGAGTAAGAGGTTGAATGATGTAAATGTTTCATCCATGGTTTCCTTGGAAGAGTTTTTGGAGCAAAACTATGAAATCGGAGTGGATGTGCCCAATGTAAACAAGGATGATTTGCCAGAAGATTACATAGAAGCAGCTGAGCTTAGCGAAATTCTTGGAAATGCGATAGATAAACTGCCGGAAAAGGAAAAAATAGTGGTCTCTTTGTACTATTTTGAAGAATTGACATTAAAGGAAATAAGTGCAATAATGAAGGTATCAGAGTCCAGGGTATCCCAACTGCATACAAAAGCTATCCTCAGGTTGAAGGGAAAATTGGCCAGGTATAAGTCGTCACTAGATAATAATTGA
- a CDS encoding DUF342 domain-containing protein: MPYPESKSEKKSINDGFFEIKFFENGIYLVVYPPLEKGRKVEVNDVIQKLEKKKIKDYDRNSIELAVAKADKIPVPIAPAQEEAIIDASATVTISSDKMKAYITLTPPEGGSKITLEALQKVLAENSVVHGINTDYLQKIAEFPVYEEMLCVAEGTPPEQGQDGKVEFFFETSDEFKPTVLDDGRVDFRELNKIKNVKKDQVLCVLIPPTNGVPGKTVTGVEIPAKPGKPATLPKGKNVRISPDEQSLLSDIDGQVSLIDGKVSVFYTYEVPADVDNSTGNITFLGNVIVRGNVLSGFSIDAGGSVEVWGVVEGAVIRAGGDIILRRGMQGLGKGMLISEGDIIARYIENSNIQAKNNIKAEAIMHSNVKCGNILELGGRKGLLVGGTCKVGKEIIAKVIGSYMSTATDVEVGMDPTLRERYKALREELEQMENDLRKTEQAISLLKRLASLGQLSKDKQDMLERSLRTREFYNNRISEIYEELPVLDAKLQHDSSGKVRVYNFLYPGVRIAIGSSSRSFKETLQYCTIYRDGADIRVGAIDK; encoded by the coding sequence ATGCCTTATCCGGAATCCAAATCTGAAAAAAAGAGTATAAATGATGGGTTTTTCGAAATCAAATTCTTTGAAAACGGCATATATCTTGTTGTATATCCACCCCTTGAAAAAGGAAGAAAAGTTGAAGTTAATGATGTCATACAAAAGCTCGAAAAAAAGAAGATTAAGGATTATGACAGGAACAGCATTGAATTGGCAGTTGCAAAGGCCGATAAAATACCTGTCCCGATAGCTCCTGCTCAGGAGGAAGCGATAATTGACGCATCAGCGACTGTCACCATTTCTTCCGACAAGATGAAGGCATACATCACCCTCACCCCTCCGGAAGGCGGAAGTAAGATCACACTGGAAGCTCTGCAAAAAGTTTTGGCTGAAAATTCTGTCGTTCATGGGATAAATACGGACTATCTACAAAAGATAGCAGAATTTCCCGTATATGAAGAAATGCTCTGTGTTGCGGAAGGAACACCACCAGAACAAGGGCAGGATGGAAAAGTAGAATTCTTTTTTGAGACGAGTGACGAGTTTAAACCCACAGTGCTGGATGACGGCAGGGTTGATTTCAGGGAACTGAACAAGATTAAAAATGTAAAAAAAGACCAGGTGCTTTGCGTACTTATTCCACCAACCAACGGAGTTCCTGGAAAAACTGTGACAGGGGTAGAGATCCCGGCTAAGCCAGGTAAACCTGCCACATTGCCCAAAGGAAAGAATGTGAGGATTTCACCGGATGAACAAAGTCTTTTATCTGACATAGACGGCCAGGTTTCACTTATTGACGGCAAAGTAAGCGTTTTTTATACCTATGAAGTGCCAGCCGATGTGGACAATTCAACCGGAAACATTACTTTTTTGGGAAATGTGATAGTCAGAGGTAATGTATTATCCGGTTTTTCCATTGATGCCGGCGGTAGTGTTGAGGTGTGGGGTGTTGTCGAAGGTGCTGTTATAAGAGCCGGAGGTGACATAATTCTCCGAAGAGGTATGCAAGGCCTTGGAAAAGGAATGCTGATAAGCGAAGGAGATATAATTGCCAGGTATATAGAAAACAGTAACATCCAGGCTAAAAATAATATAAAGGCAGAAGCGATAATGCACAGCAATGTGAAGTGCGGCAATATCTTGGAACTTGGCGGAAGAAAGGGATTGCTGGTGGGAGGAACCTGCAAGGTCGGAAAGGAAATCATTGCAAAGGTTATCGGTTCGTACATGTCAACAGCTACCGATGTTGAGGTTGGCATGGACCCTACCCTCAGGGAGAGGTACAAAGCTTTGCGGGAAGAGTTGGAGCAGATGGAAAATGATTTACGGAAGACCGAACAGGCCATTTCACTGCTGAAGAGGCTGGCTTCCCTGGGACAGCTTAGCAAGGACAAGCAGGATATGCTGGAAAGAAGTTTACGCACGAGGGAATTTTATAACAATCGCATTAGCGAAATATATGAGGAGCTTCCCGTGCTGGATGCCAAATTGCAGCATGATTCCAGCGGAAAGGTCCGTGTATACAATTTTCTCTACCCGGGTGTGAGGATTGCAATAGGCAGTTCATCCAGGAGCTTTAAGGAAACCCTCCAGTATTGTACGATATACCGGGATGGAGCAGATATAAGAGTGGGGGCTATAGACAAATAG
- a CDS encoding DUF6115 domain-containing protein: MIFIGIVLIIVAFVGILYDKKSSMDYMGRVDTKKRELEEVIKDAEMMLQEMNRFSEYLLDQMETKYSRLSSVNSIEKADEHVYDIENAEKERLYLRSEMNRTADKTQKSGISYEASSKVEAETRDELYPMGKGVPAKEVPAKNTDSAVKNVKYETVVTLSKEGLGISDIAKKLGVGKGEIELILELKNQSTHS; this comes from the coding sequence TTGATTTTTATAGGCATCGTATTAATAATAGTCGCTTTCGTTGGAATATTATACGACAAAAAGAGCTCTATGGATTATATGGGGCGTGTTGATACCAAAAAAAGAGAGCTTGAAGAAGTAATAAAAGATGCGGAAATGATGTTGCAGGAGATGAACAGGTTTTCTGAGTATTTATTAGATCAGATGGAAACCAAGTACAGCAGGCTTAGTAGTGTCAACAGTATTGAAAAGGCCGACGAGCATGTTTATGATATTGAAAATGCCGAGAAGGAGCGCCTTTATTTGCGTTCAGAGATGAACAGGACTGCGGACAAAACACAAAAATCCGGTATTTCCTATGAGGCATCTTCAAAGGTAGAAGCGGAAACTCGGGATGAATTGTATCCTATGGGCAAGGGAGTACCCGCAAAAGAGGTGCCGGCAAAGAATACTGATTCTGCTGTGAAGAACGTGAAGTATGAAACTGTTGTCACTCTCTCTAAAGAAGGACTTGGTATTTCCGATATAGCCAAAAAGCTCGGCGTTGGAAAAGGAGAAATTGAGCTGATTCTTGAGTTGAAGAATCAGAGTACGCATTCTTAA
- a CDS encoding endolytic transglycosylase MltG — translation MKHFHIKSILLGIGIGIILTSIMSLIYLAGAQPEAKLNDEEIIEKAKALGMVEADSIFGNRNGSQGTTQDGTEDLKEDTAPGTGENADNINPAEDNGQQKDQTLGEADGQNSQASDKKDKELEQAAGNVGEDGGQAPSEAASQENPEEGQDKAEEPVKNDDEESGAEKKENNGAKKASLGDVIEFFIARGATSEEIAETLSSCGLISDKNEFTSIITKKNLTRKIEAGTYYIRKGTDVETIIKIITNQY, via the coding sequence ATGAAGCACTTTCATATAAAGAGCATTTTATTAGGAATAGGAATTGGTATTATCCTTACTTCGATAATGAGCTTGATCTACCTGGCCGGAGCACAACCGGAAGCCAAATTGAACGATGAAGAGATAATCGAAAAAGCTAAAGCCCTGGGGATGGTGGAGGCAGACAGCATATTTGGAAATAGGAACGGAAGCCAAGGTACCACACAGGATGGGACAGAAGACTTGAAGGAGGATACGGCACCTGGCACAGGTGAAAATGCAGATAACATAAATCCTGCGGAGGATAACGGCCAACAGAAGGATCAGACCCTAGGGGAAGCAGATGGGCAGAACAGCCAGGCATCAGACAAAAAGGATAAAGAACTTGAGCAAGCTGCAGGAAATGTAGGGGAAGATGGCGGACAAGCCCCATCGGAAGCAGCAAGTCAGGAAAATCCGGAGGAAGGGCAGGATAAGGCCGAAGAACCGGTGAAAAACGACGATGAAGAATCAGGTGCCGAAAAGAAGGAAAATAACGGTGCTAAAAAGGCTTCGTTAGGTGATGTCATAGAATTTTTCATTGCCAGGGGAGCTACTTCGGAGGAGATTGCAGAAACCTTGAGCAGCTGTGGATTAATCAGCGACAAAAATGAGTTTACTTCAATTATTACTAAAAAGAACCTCACCAGAAAAATCGAAGCAGGCACATATTATATTAGAAAAGGCACTGATGTGGAAACTATTATAAAGATCATTACAAATCAATACTAA
- a CDS encoding DUF6483 family protein: MFEQDYLMRIIKDLVRALAKILLNKDTVAYELSDESNYTHTDHLHIKLLELIKQGNINEAENLLFEELDTKNKKYIELALDFYNRLSNLEDDFLERSNFSREEIEQGLKAIAKEMGVLL, from the coding sequence ATGTTTGAACAGGATTACCTGATGAGAATAATAAAGGATTTGGTAAGGGCTTTGGCAAAAATCCTTCTAAACAAAGATACCGTTGCTTATGAATTATCGGATGAGAGTAACTACACACATACTGATCATTTACATATAAAATTACTCGAATTGATAAAGCAAGGCAACATAAATGAAGCTGAGAATCTATTATTTGAAGAGCTGGATACTAAAAATAAAAAGTACATTGAGCTGGCTTTGGACTTTTACAACAGATTGAGCAATCTTGAGGATGATTTTTTAGAAAGAAGCAATTTTTCCAGAGAAGAAATAGAGCAAGGTTTAAAAGCTATTGCCAAAGAAATGGGAGTATTACTATAA
- a CDS encoding ABC transporter ATP-binding protein yields the protein MRRIVKVYRNLLGIMYSERPFIIFLTIVTAMLSGASNPIFVWVNRQVLNLGMDVAAGKIAFSEYMPYLVLFVACALLPQLFSMLLWTYIDPACELILRTAYKGRMMQKLKRMRYEHLESQASMEIIDKAYDRAEIAAQHLFPKYMYNAITSFVAVAGILYQFGVVRWWLPITLIAPFVLETYLSYINHFNIYEEMETYWKREREYEILGDMLKSREYVKENRLFGSSDFLINTYKSRLNGRNREYERYYFMYLKKHFTSQNISRFAQIGNALLLLWIYSQGGIDIGQLIALTLSIFTSLWNSLREYTYIFQGTGYHIKAFEYYEKYFNLSEDSYGKMDEMPEDTSIEFDNVCFTYPGTDKQILHNLSFTIKSGEKVSIVGENGEGKTTMVKLLLGLFQPDSGQIRVGGRPLSDYSQSVRERLFGPVFQDFAKYSISLNENIGVGDMDKINDKFAIDAAMKKAKVDVFASKLAEGGDTLLGRDFEGGVDISGGQWQRVAIARAFMGDKPILILDEPTSQLDPMAESELYSEFAEMSAGKTAIFITHRLGSTMITERILVISGGKVVQSGSHAELMAQGGLYADMFNSQKQWYVKNGEVA from the coding sequence ATGAGACGCATAGTTAAAGTATACAGGAATCTGCTTGGCATAATGTATTCGGAACGCCCATTCATCATCTTTTTGACTATTGTGACTGCGATGCTCTCCGGTGCATCAAATCCCATCTTTGTTTGGGTAAACAGACAGGTGCTCAATCTGGGCATGGATGTTGCTGCGGGGAAGATTGCATTTTCGGAATATATGCCTTATCTGGTGCTGTTTGTTGCCTGTGCATTGCTGCCACAGTTGTTCAGCATGCTTCTATGGACATACATTGATCCGGCCTGTGAGCTGATCCTGCGCACTGCTTATAAGGGCAGGATGATGCAAAAGCTCAAAAGAATGCGCTATGAACATCTGGAAAGCCAGGCTTCCATGGAGATCATCGACAAGGCATATGATCGCGCCGAAATAGCGGCACAGCACTTGTTTCCGAAGTACATGTACAATGCGATTACTTCCTTCGTTGCAGTGGCTGGTATACTATATCAGTTTGGCGTAGTGCGTTGGTGGCTGCCCATCACCCTTATTGCGCCCTTCGTGCTGGAAACATATCTGTCGTATATAAATCATTTCAACATCTACGAAGAGATGGAAACATATTGGAAAAGAGAACGGGAATATGAAATTCTGGGCGATATGCTGAAATCCAGAGAATATGTGAAGGAAAACCGGTTATTCGGGTCATCGGATTTTCTGATCAATACATATAAATCACGCCTGAATGGGCGTAACAGGGAATACGAGAGATATTACTTCATGTATCTGAAAAAGCATTTCACCAGCCAGAACATCTCCAGGTTTGCACAAATCGGGAATGCACTGCTGCTGCTCTGGATTTACTCCCAGGGTGGAATTGACATCGGTCAGCTTATTGCGCTCACATTGTCGATTTTTACATCCCTATGGAATAGCTTGCGTGAGTATACATATATCTTTCAGGGGACTGGGTATCACATAAAAGCGTTTGAATATTACGAAAAATATTTCAACCTCAGTGAGGACAGCTATGGCAAGATGGACGAAATGCCGGAGGATACTTCCATCGAATTTGACAACGTATGCTTTACATACCCCGGCACCGATAAGCAGATTCTACATAATTTGAGCTTTACCATAAAAAGCGGCGAGAAGGTTTCCATCGTCGGAGAGAATGGTGAGGGTAAAACCACCATGGTTAAACTGCTGCTTGGATTGTTCCAACCGGACAGCGGACAAATTCGAGTGGGTGGCCGGCCGCTTTCCGACTATTCGCAGTCGGTAAGGGAAAGGCTGTTCGGTCCGGTGTTTCAGGATTTTGCCAAATACAGCATTTCGTTGAATGAAAATATCGGTGTGGGCGATATGGACAAGATAAATGACAAATTTGCAATTGATGCCGCCATGAAGAAGGCTAAGGTGGATGTATTTGCCAGCAAACTGGCTGAGGGCGGTGATACGCTCTTGGGGCGTGACTTTGAGGGTGGTGTGGACATCTCCGGTGGGCAGTGGCAGCGTGTTGCAATTGCCCGGGCCTTCATGGGGGACAAGCCGATTTTGATTCTCGACGAGCCAACCAGCCAGCTGGATCCGATGGCTGAGAGCGAGCTCTACTCTGAATTTGCCGAAATGTCTGCCGGTAAGACGGCTATCTTCATCACTCACCGTCTTGGATCGACGATGATCACCGAGCGCATCCTGGTGATATCCGGTGGCAAGGTTGTTCAAAGCGGCTCTCATGCAGAACTTATGGCACAGGGTGGATTGTATGCCGACATGTTCAACTCGCAGAAACAGTGGTATGTGAAAAACGGAGAGGTGGCATAA